The proteins below are encoded in one region of Sedimentibacter sp. zth1:
- a CDS encoding aminopeptidase: protein MNLNEKLMEYAELAVKTGVNIQKDQILVLQCPVEYAEFARMITKCAYEAGAKEVVVSWKDEKLGRLKFDYAPLEVFENVPNWKASFYNDYAKQNAAFMNVLAEDPEIFKGVSSEKLLANVKASEIALKDYRDCFDKSELQWNLFAVPNVAWAKKIFPDLDEKEAIEKLWEAIFKTVHIGKENPVEAWKKHDANLVSKCNILNEKQFAKLHYENSLGTDFVVGMPKNHIWAGGGESNTKGIRFFPNMPTEEVFTAPDCRYADGKVVSSMPLSYQGTLINNFSVTFKDGKVVDFDAKEGYEALERLLNTDEGSRRLGEVALVPYDSAISNMGILFYNTLFDENASCHFAFGKCYPNTIKGGELLSKEDLKKIGGNDSMNHVDFMVGTKDLKVTGIEENGNKTVIFEKGNWAI, encoded by the coding sequence ATGAATTTAAATGAAAAACTAATGGAATATGCTGAATTGGCAGTTAAAACTGGTGTTAATATTCAAAAAGATCAAATACTTGTTTTACAATGTCCAGTTGAGTATGCAGAATTTGCAAGAATGATAACAAAATGTGCTTATGAAGCAGGCGCAAAGGAAGTTGTTGTTAGTTGGAAGGATGAAAAATTAGGACGATTAAAATTTGACTATGCCCCACTTGAAGTTTTTGAAAACGTTCCTAACTGGAAAGCTTCATTTTATAATGATTACGCAAAACAAAATGCAGCATTTATGAATGTATTAGCAGAGGACCCTGAAATATTTAAAGGAGTTTCATCTGAAAAATTGCTAGCAAATGTAAAAGCGTCTGAAATAGCACTTAAGGATTATAGAGATTGTTTTGATAAAAGTGAACTTCAATGGAATTTATTTGCTGTTCCAAACGTTGCATGGGCTAAAAAAATATTCCCTGACTTAGACGAAAAGGAAGCTATAGAAAAATTATGGGAAGCTATTTTTAAAACCGTTCATATAGGAAAAGAAAATCCTGTTGAAGCTTGGAAAAAGCATGATGCAAATTTAGTTTCTAAATGTAATATATTAAACGAGAAACAATTTGCAAAACTACATTATGAAAACTCTTTAGGAACTGACTTTGTTGTTGGAATGCCTAAAAACCACATTTGGGCAGGTGGTGGAGAATCTAATACAAAAGGTATTAGATTTTTTCCTAATATGCCAACTGAAGAAGTGTTTACAGCACCAGATTGCAGATATGCTGATGGTAAAGTTGTTAGCTCAATGCCTTTAAGTTATCAAGGAACACTTATCAATAACTTTAGTGTTACATTTAAAGATGGTAAAGTTGTTGATTTTGATGCTAAAGAAGGTTACGAAGCTTTGGAAAGACTTCTAAATACAGACGAAGGCTCAAGAAGACTTGGTGAAGTTGCTTTAGTTCCTTATGACTCTGCTATTTCAAATATGGGTATTTTATTCTATAATACTTTATTTGATGAAAATGCATCATGTCACTTTGCTTTTGGCAAATGTTATCCAAACACAATAAAAGGCGGAGAACTATTATCTAAGGAAGACCTAAAAAAAATTGGTGGCAATGATTCAATGAATCATGTAGACTTTATGGTTGGCACTAAGGATTTAAAGGTTACTGGTATTGAAGAAAACGGCAATAAAACAGTTATTTTTGAAAAAGGTAACTGGGCAATATAA
- a CDS encoding GTP pyrophosphokinase family protein, with the protein MINNWQKFLLPYSQAVDELKVKFKSMRKSYKGLDEFSPIEFVTGRVKTISSIIEKLGRRGLSIDDAAKLEDISGIRIMCQLVDDITSVVDLIKARDGKDLEIVEERDYTKNIKESGYRSYHVIVNYWVYTAAGPKEVLAEIQIRTLAMNFWATIDHSINYKFEGNIPEHVKIRLKNAADAAYILDMEMSEIKDEIKDSQKLFLAESSLTEKILNKIHILYVNNNYSSVDLLRKEFYYAKKSGSLDELRKLNDKIDLIFKEIE; encoded by the coding sequence ATGATTAATAACTGGCAAAAGTTTTTACTTCCGTATAGTCAGGCAGTAGATGAATTAAAAGTTAAATTTAAAAGTATGCGCAAATCATACAAAGGACTAGATGAGTTTTCTCCTATCGAGTTTGTAACAGGTAGGGTAAAAACTATTTCAAGTATAATTGAAAAATTAGGACGAAGGGGACTTTCTATTGATGATGCAGCTAAATTAGAAGATATTTCGGGCATAAGAATAATGTGTCAACTTGTCGATGATATTACTTCAGTTGTTGATTTGATAAAAGCTAGAGATGGTAAAGACCTTGAAATAGTTGAAGAAAGAGATTATACTAAGAATATTAAAGAAAGCGGTTATAGAAGCTATCATGTAATAGTTAATTATTGGGTATATACAGCGGCTGGACCAAAGGAAGTTTTAGCAGAAATACAAATAAGGACATTGGCAATGAATTTTTGGGCTACTATAGACCATTCTATAAACTATAAATTCGAAGGCAATATACCAGAACATGTAAAAATAAGATTAAAAAATGCAGCTGATGCAGCTTACATACTAGATATGGAAATGTCTGAAATTAAGGATGAAATTAAAGATTCACAAAAGCTTTTTTTGGCTGAATCTTCACTTACAGAAAAAATATTAAACAAAATACATATTTTATATGTTAATAACAATTATAGTAGTGTAGATTTATTGCGAAAAGAATTTTACTATGCTAAAAAAAGTGGAAGCTTAGATGAACTGAGAAAGTTGAATGATAAAATAGATTTGATATTTAAAGAAATTGAATAA
- a CDS encoding ABC-F family ATP-binding cassette domain-containing protein, which translates to MSVLNVKNVTHGFGARAILDNVSFRLLKGEHVALIGANGEGKSTFLNIITGKLMPDEGQVEWSNRVTVGYLDQHSVLEPDTTIRENLRLAFSDLFKIEQEMLSIYDKMAESTDEEVARMMDDTAEIQTILDSSGFYTIDSKIEEVANGLGLGDIGLDKKVNELSGGQRTKVLLTKLLLQNPTILLLDEPTNYLDANHIEWLTKYLQNYENAFILISHDIPFINNVCNLIYHVENCELTRYVGNYDEFQRLYDLKKRQLERDIQKQQKEIEKLEDFIARNKARVATRGMAQSRAKKLEKIDVIEKPREKPKPTFKFKETKAPSRFLIEAKDLVIGYDIALTKPMNLEVERGKKIAICGVNGLGKSTLLKTLLGIIPPISGSVFHGDNVQTGYFEQEDSKDNSNTALDEVWNLYPSLTNHEVRLELARCGLTNDNITSMMKVLSGGENAKVRLCKILLLEHNFLVLDEPTNHLDVEAKDELEKAIREFKGTVLLVCHEPYFYESFVTDVWNLENFTTKIV; encoded by the coding sequence TTGAGCGTATTAAACGTAAAAAACGTAACTCACGGATTTGGTGCACGAGCTATACTTGATAATGTATCTTTTAGACTATTAAAAGGTGAACACGTAGCTCTTATTGGTGCAAATGGAGAAGGAAAATCAACATTTTTAAATATTATTACTGGTAAATTAATGCCTGATGAAGGTCAAGTCGAATGGTCAAATCGAGTAACTGTTGGATATTTAGATCAACACTCTGTTCTTGAACCTGATACAACTATAAGAGAAAATCTTAGACTTGCTTTTAGTGATTTATTTAAAATTGAGCAAGAAATGTTAAGTATTTATGACAAAATGGCAGAATCAACTGATGAAGAAGTAGCTAGAATGATGGATGATACTGCTGAAATTCAAACTATACTTGACAGTAGTGGGTTTTATACTATTGATTCTAAAATTGAAGAAGTTGCAAATGGTTTAGGTCTTGGCGATATAGGCCTTGATAAAAAAGTAAATGAGTTAAGCGGTGGACAACGTACAAAAGTATTACTTACTAAACTTTTACTACAAAATCCAACTATACTTTTACTTGACGAGCCCACAAACTACTTAGATGCTAATCATATTGAATGGTTAACTAAGTACCTTCAAAATTATGAAAATGCATTTATTTTAATTTCACATGATATTCCATTTATAAATAATGTATGTAATTTGATTTATCATGTTGAAAACTGTGAATTAACTAGGTATGTAGGAAATTACGATGAGTTTCAACGTCTTTATGATCTTAAAAAACGACAATTAGAAAGAGATATTCAAAAGCAACAAAAAGAAATAGAAAAATTAGAAGATTTTATTGCCCGTAATAAAGCTAGGGTTGCTACAAGAGGTATGGCACAAAGTAGAGCTAAAAAACTTGAAAAGATAGATGTAATTGAAAAACCTCGTGAAAAACCAAAACCAACTTTCAAATTTAAGGAAACAAAAGCTCCAAGTAGATTTTTGATTGAAGCTAAGGACTTAGTAATTGGATACGATATTGCTCTAACAAAACCAATGAATTTAGAAGTTGAAAGAGGCAAAAAGATTGCAATATGTGGTGTTAATGGACTTGGCAAATCAACTCTTTTAAAAACACTTTTAGGTATTATTCCACCTATATCTGGTTCAGTTTTTCATGGAGATAATGTTCAAACAGGATACTTTGAACAAGAAGATTCTAAGGACAATTCAAATACTGCATTAGATGAAGTTTGGAATTTATATCCTTCCCTTACAAACCATGAGGTTAGACTTGAACTTGCAAGATGTGGTTTGACTAATGATAATATAACAAGCATGATGAAAGTATTGTCTGGTGGAGAAAATGCAAAAGTTAGACTTTGCAAAATACTGCTTTTAGAACATAATTTTTTAGTTCTTGACGAACCTACTAATCACCTTGATGTTGAAGCAAAAGATGAATTGGAAAAGGCTATTAGAGAATTTAAAGGTACTGTTCTTTTAGTATGCCATGAACCTTATTTTTATGAAAGCTTTGTAACAGATGTATGGAATTTAGAAAATTTTACAACTAAAATAGTATGA
- a CDS encoding GDSL-type esterase/lipase family protein, whose amino-acid sequence MSENKRKKLIRIIICALLLCLILVCSFNYNKNHKKTDKVIDYLQSSENSLEKDEENEENIENEENVNDNNQRCDNTNIVFNENDKENKYDYIDNDNNGEVDISEDESKYVFGEKVPESETVTDDYFSDAVFIGNSQIEGILLYKSMKNATIYGGKGIMVNTIFTKQVIKNDDSERITIMDALSKNKFKKVYIMLGANELGWEFDYIFIEQYGKVIDEVKKLQPDALIYVNAIMPVSKGKDTKDKIYNNTNIENFNKLILQMTKEKEAYYIDSKEAMADENGYLPDDAGHDGVHLNAEYYEKWFNYLKTHTVQEI is encoded by the coding sequence ATGTCAGAAAATAAAAGGAAAAAATTAATAAGGATAATAATATGCGCATTATTACTATGTTTAATATTAGTATGCTCATTTAATTACAATAAAAATCACAAAAAAACAGACAAAGTAATAGACTATTTACAATCTTCTGAAAATTCGCTTGAAAAAGATGAAGAAAATGAAGAAAATATAGAAAATGAAGAAAATGTTAATGATAATAATCAACGATGTGATAACACTAATATTGTATTTAATGAAAACGATAAAGAGAATAAATATGATTACATAGATAATGATAACAATGGGGAGGTAGATATCTCTGAAGACGAGTCAAAATATGTTTTTGGTGAAAAGGTACCAGAAAGTGAAACTGTAACTGATGACTATTTTTCAGATGCAGTATTTATAGGTAATTCACAAATTGAAGGAATATTGCTATATAAGTCTATGAAGAATGCTACTATATATGGTGGTAAAGGCATAATGGTAAATACAATATTTACAAAACAAGTTATAAAAAATGATGACTCTGAAAGAATAACAATAATGGATGCTTTGTCAAAAAATAAATTTAAGAAAGTATATATTATGTTAGGTGCTAATGAGTTAGGCTGGGAATTTGATTATATATTTATTGAGCAATATGGGAAAGTAATAGATGAGGTAAAAAAACTTCAACCAGATGCATTGATATATGTAAATGCTATAATGCCAGTTTCAAAAGGGAAAGACACAAAAGACAAGATATATAATAATACAAATATTGAAAATTTCAATAAACTTATATTGCAAATGACCAAAGAAAAAGAAGCATACTATATAGATTCCAAAGAGGCGATGGCGGATGAAAATGGGTATTTGCCGGATGATGCTGGACATGATGGAGTTCATTTGAATGCTGAATATTACGAAAAATGGTTTAATTATTTAAAAACACATACAGTACAAGAAATATAA
- a CDS encoding YhfC family intramembrane metalloprotease has protein sequence MISNSALLALVLDLIICFVIPIAVFIVIQLKCKKAFKAFSFGALAFFISQIVLRIPIITSLLPCFEWYTIFQDKYPYLYWIFLGLTAGIFEEVARFIFIKYFMKKNQRYIDGISFGLGHGAIEAILITGVSFATILVYSIMINNGTFVSNTVSIPKATADAIYTQCINLTFTNAILGGVERIFSMCIHIGLTMIVFIGVRNNKSFIYLIIAILVHGTIDSSIGLMSQMLGFSTIAMEAVFGAIAIVLVIYSLCIKKRNIWQANCEI, from the coding sequence ATGATATCAAATTCAGCATTATTAGCACTTGTGTTAGACCTAATTATTTGTTTTGTTATTCCAATAGCTGTGTTTATTGTAATTCAGCTTAAGTGTAAAAAAGCCTTCAAAGCATTTAGTTTTGGAGCATTAGCATTTTTTATATCTCAAATTGTTTTGAGAATACCTATAATAACAAGTTTATTGCCTTGTTTTGAATGGTATACAATTTTTCAAGATAAATATCCCTACTTGTATTGGATATTTTTAGGTCTGACAGCTGGCATATTTGAAGAAGTTGCAAGATTTATATTTATAAAATATTTTATGAAAAAAAATCAAAGATATATAGATGGTATATCTTTTGGGTTAGGTCATGGAGCTATAGAAGCAATACTTATAACAGGCGTATCATTTGCAACAATTTTGGTATATTCAATAATGATAAATAATGGAACGTTTGTATCAAATACAGTTAGTATACCAAAAGCAACTGCTGATGCCATATATACGCAATGTATCAATTTGACATTTACAAATGCAATATTGGGTGGAGTTGAAAGAATATTTTCTATGTGTATTCATATAGGGCTTACTATGATTGTGTTTATAGGTGTTAGAAATAATAAATCATTTATATATCTGATAATTGCTATTTTAGTACATGGTACAATAGACTCTTCTATAGGACTCATGTCACAAATGCTTGGATTTTCAACAATAGCAATGGAGGCAGTTTTTGGTGCAATAGCTATTGTTTTGGTTATATACTCACTATGTATTAAAAAGCGAAACATATGGCAAGCTAATTGCGAAATATAA
- a CDS encoding nicotinate phosphoribosyltransferase: MSTIDVRNDRNLSMLMDFYELTMSNGYFQKGLKDCIVYFDVFYRKNPDNAGFAIAAGLEQIIDYITNLRFTKSNIDFLRSKGIFSEEFLDYLLNFKFTGSIFAIPEGTPVFPYEPILTVKAKAIEAQLLETMVLVTINHQSLIATKANRIVRAAKGRAVLEFGARRCQGYDGAIYGARAAYIGGVAGTATTIADEVFGVPAAGTMAHSWIQLFGDEYIAFENYARLYPDNCIVLIDTYNIMNSGLPNAIKLSKEVLEPMGKRLKGVRIDSGDIAYLSKKCRKILDAEGLQDCKIIASNSLDEYLISDLLNQGAQIDTFGVGERLVTAKSEPVFGGVYKLAAIEIDGKIIPRIKISENVEKVTNPGFKQVWRLVDKSTGVPKADVITLQDEIIDDTKPYTIFDPIHTWKKKKITDFTAKKLQKPIFIDGKCVYDMPTLEEIRNYSKEQLSLFWLEIKRFYNPHQYFVDLSQKLWDCKNEMIKKYSVK; encoded by the coding sequence ATGAGTACAATTGATGTTAGAAATGATAGAAACCTTTCTATGCTAATGGATTTTTATGAACTTACAATGTCTAATGGATATTTTCAGAAAGGATTAAAAGATTGCATAGTATATTTTGATGTGTTCTATAGGAAAAATCCTGACAACGCTGGTTTTGCTATAGCAGCTGGTCTTGAACAAATCATAGATTACATTACTAACTTAAGATTTACAAAAAGTAATATTGATTTTTTAAGAAGCAAAGGAATTTTTAGTGAAGAATTTTTAGATTATCTTCTTAATTTTAAATTTACGGGTAGTATTTTTGCTATACCTGAAGGAACTCCAGTATTTCCTTATGAACCAATACTGACAGTTAAAGCTAAAGCTATAGAAGCTCAATTGTTGGAAACTATGGTTTTGGTTACAATTAATCACCAAAGTTTAATTGCGACGAAAGCAAATAGAATTGTTAGAGCTGCAAAAGGAAGAGCTGTACTTGAATTTGGTGCAAGAAGATGTCAAGGTTACGATGGAGCAATATATGGCGCTAGAGCTGCATATATTGGTGGGGTAGCTGGTACTGCTACAACTATAGCTGACGAAGTTTTTGGTGTACCTGCTGCAGGAACTATGGCACATTCTTGGATACAACTATTTGGAGATGAATATATTGCATTTGAAAATTACGCAAGACTATATCCAGACAATTGTATTGTTTTAATAGATACATATAATATAATGAACAGTGGGCTTCCTAATGCTATAAAACTTTCAAAAGAAGTTTTAGAACCAATGGGAAAAAGATTAAAGGGTGTTAGAATAGACAGCGGTGATATAGCTTATTTATCTAAAAAATGCAGAAAAATACTTGATGCTGAGGGCTTACAGGATTGTAAAATTATCGCTTCGAATAGCCTTGATGAATACTTAATTTCAGACCTTTTGAATCAAGGAGCACAAATTGATACCTTTGGTGTTGGTGAAAGACTTGTAACTGCAAAATCAGAGCCCGTTTTTGGCGGTGTATACAAGCTTGCTGCAATTGAAATTGATGGGAAAATCATTCCTAGAATCAAAATTTCTGAAAACGTTGAAAAAGTTACTAATCCTGGATTTAAACAAGTTTGGAGGTTGGTTGATAAATCAACTGGAGTACCTAAAGCCGATGTTATAACTTTACAGGACGAAATTATAGATGATACTAAACCATATACAATTTTTGACCCAATTCATACTTGGAAAAAGAAAAAAATTACTGATTTTACAGCAAAAAAATTGCAAAAGCCAATATTTATTGATGGTAAATGTGTATATGATATGCCTACACTTGAAGAAATAAGAAATTATTCTAAAGAACAATTGAGTCTATTTTGGCTTGAAATAAAAAGATTTTACAACCCTCATCAATATTTTGTGGATTTATCACAAAAATTATGGGATTGCAAAAATGAGATGATAAAAAAATACAGTGTAAAATAA
- a CDS encoding HD domain-containing protein, whose translation MKIYDNDFLCIAEPILTHPEYQQTKNIKHHDESVYDHSLKVAYYSYEIAKKKGLDWQSCIRGALLHDFFLYKFYKRKHIGIISDSIKHAINHPKIALENSKKYFDLNELEEDIIKGHMFPFGLPKGKEAWIVSFVDKYIAIFEYCSNFKKITSNKYSFNTK comes from the coding sequence ATGAAAATATATGATAATGACTTTTTATGTATTGCAGAACCTATATTGACTCATCCAGAATATCAGCAAACAAAAAATATAAAACATCACGATGAAAGTGTTTATGATCATAGCCTAAAGGTAGCATATTATTCCTATGAGATAGCTAAGAAGAAGGGTCTTGACTGGCAATCATGCATAAGGGGTGCCTTGTTACATGATTTTTTTCTATACAAGTTTTATAAAAGAAAACATATAGGCATTATTTCAGATTCTATAAAACATGCTATTAATCATCCCAAGATAGCACTTGAAAATTCAAAGAAATATTTTGATTTAAATGAATTAGAAGAAGACATAATTAAAGGACATATGTTCCCATTTGGATTGCCTAAGGGGAAAGAAGCTTGGATAGTAAGCTTTGTAGATAAATATATTGCAATATTTGAATACTGTAGTAATTTCAAAAAGATTACATCTAATAAATATAGCTTTAATACGAAATAA
- a CDS encoding DUF4358 domain-containing protein, producing MKTKGIKIITLLLLSIFMVGCTAKEDVSINVEALMNDAKEAAQFEDDLVELDKDIVNNIYTSLDLADVKEFKILTSSTSVKAEEIAIFEANDANAAQRILDSVEERLSDMKLGFEGYIPEELAIAENAIVKKEGNYVLFAVGKNYKEIDSIFNKYIDK from the coding sequence ATGAAAACAAAAGGTATAAAAATAATTACATTATTACTATTATCAATTTTTATGGTAGGGTGTACAGCTAAAGAAGATGTATCAATTAATGTGGAAGCACTAATGAATGATGCTAAAGAAGCAGCTCAATTTGAAGATGATTTGGTAGAGTTAGATAAAGATATAGTTAACAACATTTATACTTCATTGGATTTAGCTGATGTAAAAGAATTTAAAATACTTACATCTTCAACAAGTGTAAAAGCTGAAGAAATAGCTATATTTGAAGCAAATGATGCAAATGCAGCACAAAGAATTTTAGATTCAGTTGAGGAAAGATTAAGCGATATGAAATTAGGATTTGAAGGATATATACCCGAAGAGTTAGCAATAGCAGAAAATGCTATAGTAAAAAAAGAAGGCAATTATGTATTATTTGCAGTTGGTAAAAACTATAAAGAAATTGATAGCATATTCAATAAATATATAGATAAATAA
- a CDS encoding TrmH family RNA methyltransferase, whose amino-acid sequence MFIELSLDEKEKFIRDKYWGKCRLSGKSAAVIKKISAVANNTRSNPEKLVAVEGIWAGNQLLKYDVKIQAVVLDLNSIKTLEAYKIMIELSDKAEEVHIVSNSTFNKLIEIGTSAGIFVLAKFPQTKLQNLNPKKHEVIVVLDGLEIPGNIGTIIRSCDGTETDAIIICNRKTRITHPKILRSSQGSCFKVPIVEDESEKVIEWLQKNKYRILLADTDANDYYYDDEYKGKIAIIMGSERYGISREWYNIETQSIKIPMYGDCDSLNVGIAATLILYEAAIKRHGVTNKLRKLI is encoded by the coding sequence ATGTTTATTGAATTATCATTAGATGAAAAAGAGAAATTTATAAGAGATAAATATTGGGGAAAATGTAGATTGTCAGGAAAGAGTGCAGCTGTAATAAAAAAGATTAGTGCTGTTGCAAATAATACGAGATCAAATCCTGAAAAATTAGTAGCTGTGGAAGGAATATGGGCAGGAAATCAGCTATTAAAATATGATGTAAAAATACAAGCAGTGGTATTAGATTTAAATTCTATTAAAACTTTAGAAGCGTATAAAATTATGATTGAATTATCGGATAAGGCTGAAGAGGTACATATTGTATCAAATTCTACGTTTAATAAGCTTATAGAAATAGGTACATCAGCAGGGATATTTGTATTGGCAAAGTTTCCACAAACAAAGCTACAAAACCTTAATCCTAAAAAACATGAGGTTATAGTAGTGCTAGACGGATTAGAAATACCAGGTAACATAGGTACAATAATTAGATCGTGCGATGGGACAGAAACAGATGCAATAATAATATGCAATAGAAAAACCAGAATAACACATCCTAAAATTTTAAGAAGTAGCCAAGGGTCGTGTTTTAAAGTACCAATAGTTGAAGACGAGTCAGAGAAAGTTATAGAATGGCTTCAAAAGAATAAATATAGAATTTTATTAGCAGATACTGATGCTAATGATTATTATTACGATGATGAGTATAAAGGAAAAATTGCTATAATCATGGGTAGTGAAAGATATGGAATATCAAGAGAGTGGTATAATATAGAAACTCAGTCAATCAAAATACCGATGTATGGTGATTGCGATTCACTAAATGTTGGCATAGCCGCAACTTTAATTTTATACGAGGCTGCCATCAAAAGACATGGTGTTACAAATAAATTAAGAAAATTAATATAA